The region TCCCGGAGGTCTGCGCTGGGTGATCGATGTGCCCACCCAGGCTGAGGGAGTCACCCGTGTGCGCATTCCCTTTGTGGATCTGCGCCCCACTGTCCGCGCCAAGCCCGTCGGATTACCGCTGCGGTTTGATTCGGCAGGGGTCACCCGGATTCAGGTGCTGCACTCCAAATTTAGTGATGGCGGCGAACTCAATCCGGGATTTCGAGCTGGCACGATCCGCCTGCTGATCCGCTCGATCCGAGCCCTGCCTTGAGTCCATGGATCTGTTGGTGCTGATTGCCAAGGCGGCGGATGTCTGCCGCAAACCCTGGAGTCATGCTGTGGTGCCGATCGATCCCTTAGCGCCGGCGCAGCTGGATGATCTCAATGTGCGAATCGAGTGCCGCGACGCCGACGGCATCCGTCACCCTCAGCACGACCTGGATCTGGAGATCTATCGCAGCGGGCGGGAGATCAACCTGATGCTCAGCTGGTCAGATCAGCCTGAACGGCCGATGCTCTGGCATGGTCGTCATCCTGTATGGATGGATGGGACCTCAGGCCAACGCACTGCAGCGCCAGAGGATGCTGCACCGCTGGAGGCACTGGGACGACGGCTGCGGTCCGTCTTGCATCACGACTAACTCAGTCGGGTTGGTCGGTGACCGCTCCACGGCTTGAGCTGGAGACCAGACGGGCGTACTTGCCCAGAATCCCAGTGCGGTAGCGGGGTTCAGGCTTGCTCCAGACTTCCCGGCGTCGAGCGAGTTCTGCCTCATCCACATTCAGATGCAGCAGCAACTGGTCAGCATCTACGGTAATGCTGTCGCCTTCCTGCACCAGGCCGATGGTTCCGCCGACAGCGGCTTCGGGGGCAACGTGACCGACCACCAAGCCATAGGTGCCGCCGCTGAAGCGGCCGTCGGTGATCAAAGCCACCTTGTCTCCCAGGCCTTGCCCGACGATGGCGGAGGTGGGGGCCAGCATTTCGCGCATGCCCGGACCGCCCACGGGCCCCTCGTTGCGCACCACCACCACATCGCCGGCCTTGATCCGTTGATCAAGAATGGCGGCAAGGCAGTCTTCCTCGCTCTCAAATACCCGGGCGGGGCCAGTGAGCACCGGCGTCTTGACGCCGCTGATCTTGGCGACACTGCCCTCACTGGCCAGGTTGCCCTTGAGGATCGCCAGGTGGCCTTTGACGTAAAGGGGATTGCTCAGTGGACGGATCACGTCTTGATCCGCCAGTGGCACGGAGGGCACATCCGCCAGCACCTCACGCAGGCTTTTGCCCTCAACGGTGCAGCAATCGCCATGCAGCAGCCCCGCGTCGAGCAGCAGTTTCATCACCTGGGGGATACCGCCAGCGTTGTGGAGATCCACCGTCACGTAGCGGCCGCTCGGCTTGAGGTCGCAGATCACCGGCACGCGCTGACGGATCCGCTCGAAGTCGTCGATGCTGAGAGCGACCCCTGCCGTACGGGCGATCGCCAGCAGGTGCAGCACGGCGTTCGTGGATCCACCCACCGCCATGATCA is a window of Synechococcus sp. A15-24 DNA encoding:
- the ilvD gene encoding dihydroxy-acid dehydratase, whose translation is MLRSDAVTKGIQRSPNRAMLRAVGFGDEDFGKPILGIANGYSTITPCNVGLNDLSLRAEEAARQAGGMPQMFGTITVSDGISMGTEGMKYSLVSREVIADAIETACNGQSMDGVLAVGGCDKNMPGAILAMARMNIPAVFVYGGTIKPGKLGGCDLTVVSAFEAVGQLTSGNIDEDQLTAVEKNACPGAGSCGGMFTANTMSAAIETMGLSLPYSSTMAAEDEEKADSAARSAEVLLDAVKANIRPLDLLTKDAFENAISVIMAVGGSTNAVLHLLAIARTAGVALSIDDFERIRQRVPVICDLKPSGRYVTVDLHNAGGIPQVMKLLLDAGLLHGDCCTVEGKSLREVLADVPSVPLADQDVIRPLSNPLYVKGHLAILKGNLASEGSVAKISGVKTPVLTGPARVFESEEDCLAAILDQRIKAGDVVVVRNEGPVGGPGMREMLAPTSAIVGQGLGDKVALITDGRFSGGTYGLVVGHVAPEAAVGGTIGLVQEGDSITVDADQLLLHLNVDEAELARRREVWSKPEPRYRTGILGKYARLVSSSSRGAVTDQPD